A single Sulfurimonas aquatica DNA region contains:
- the rsmH gene encoding 16S rRNA (cytosine(1402)-N(4))-methyltransferase RsmH: MQNIPHIPVLYREVIATFEDIQEGIIIDCTMGYGGHSSMILESNQNIKLIAIDQDQTAIDFSTKRLSKFGDRVSIRKGRFSAVIKEILKEYNAEDIKGVLADIGVSSLQLDQKDRGFSYESENLDMRMDVNAPLSAATVINEYSSSELEKILLEYGELRNYKKLASEIVRNRPFSSAKELSDTLKNDMPRGKKIHPATLLMQAIRIEVNDELGELKSLLKSIEEAKLSEAKIAIISFHSLEDRIVKQAFSAWSKSCICPSEAFRCTCGNNHELGKVVTKKPLMAADDELKENVRSRSAKMRIFKMDLR; encoded by the coding sequence GTGCAAAATATTCCCCATATTCCAGTACTTTATCGTGAAGTAATAGCAACTTTTGAAGATATTCAAGAGGGTATTATTATTGACTGCACTATGGGATATGGTGGGCACTCTTCAATGATTTTAGAGTCAAACCAAAATATCAAACTGATAGCAATAGACCAAGACCAAACAGCCATAGATTTTTCAACCAAAAGACTCAGTAAATTTGGTGATAGAGTATCTATAAGAAAAGGGCGTTTCTCCGCTGTAATAAAAGAGATACTTAAAGAGTATAACGCGGAAGATATCAAGGGTGTTTTAGCGGATATTGGCGTTTCATCTTTACAGTTAGACCAAAAGGATAGAGGTTTTTCTTATGAGAGCGAAAACCTTGACATGCGTATGGATGTTAATGCTCCACTAAGTGCTGCTACAGTTATAAATGAGTACTCATCTAGTGAGTTAGAAAAAATACTATTAGAGTATGGCGAACTTCGCAACTATAAAAAACTAGCCTCTGAGATAGTGAGAAACCGACCATTTTCTTCTGCAAAAGAGTTAAGCGACACTTTGAAAAATGATATGCCTAGAGGAAAAAAGATACATCCAGCTACACTTTTAATGCAGGCTATTCGCATAGAGGTAAATGACGAACTTGGTGAGTTAAAATCACTTTTAAAGAGTATTGAAGAAGCAAAACTAAGTGAAGCGAAAATAGCTATAATATCATTTCATTCTTTAGAAGATAGAATAGTAAAGCAGGCCTTTTCTGCCTGGAGTAAGTCATGTATCTGCCCTAGTGAAGCTTTTCGATGTACATGTGGCAATAACCATGAACTAGGAAAGGTAGTAACAAAAAAACCTTTAATGGCGGCAGATGACGAGCTTAAAGAGAATGTAAGAAGCAGAAGCGCAAAAATGAGAATTTTTAAAATGGACTTGAGATGA
- a CDS encoding N-formylglutamate amidohydrolase, with product MILHIPHSSTDTLDYKFLHKERELLRMTDHYTDDLYGCADAKRVVFELSRLVCDVERFQDDEQEPMSRFGMGVCYTKNSEGNKLRVVTDANKEYIISNYYIPHHHELSSAVDDELAHSTKALIIDCHSFPDKAYRFNNDFNQKRPDICIGTDSYHTPKGLLEETKKYFLSKGYVVQVNKPYSGSIVPMKHYKKDKRVLSIMIEINRKLYMDEHGFKTEHYEDLKEEIHELLIHLNHLY from the coding sequence ATGATTTTACATATTCCACACTCCTCTACAGATACATTAGATTATAAGTTTTTACATAAAGAGCGAGAACTGCTTCGCATGACAGATCACTATACTGATGATCTATATGGATGTGCTGATGCTAAACGAGTTGTCTTTGAGTTAAGTCGTCTTGTATGTGATGTTGAGCGATTTCAGGATGATGAACAAGAGCCAATGAGCCGTTTTGGTATGGGTGTTTGCTATACCAAAAACAGTGAGGGGAATAAACTGCGTGTCGTCACTGATGCAAATAAAGAGTACATAATTTCAAACTACTATATTCCCCATCATCATGAGTTAAGTAGTGCAGTAGACGATGAGTTAGCTCATAGCACAAAAGCCTTGATAATCGATTGTCATAGCTTTCCAGACAAGGCATATCGTTTCAATAATGACTTTAATCAAAAAAGACCAGACATATGCATAGGAACAGATAGCTACCACACGCCTAAAGGACTACTAGAGGAGACAAAAAAATATTTTCTCTCAAAAGGATATGTAGTCCAAGTCAACAAGCCCTACTCCGGTTCAATCGTTCCAATGAAGCATTATAAAAAAGACAAAAGAGTTTTATCTATTATGATTGAGATTAACCGTAAACTTTATATGGATGAGCATGGATTTAAAACTGAACATTATGAAGACTTAAAAGAAGAAATACATGAGCTTCTAATCCATTTAAATCATTTATATTAA
- a CDS encoding response regulator, with the protein MFLEYQYEIITVIVLVTGLIIYFLTKKKSSPTKASQKDLEEIIIDPTDEPIKNEVTNSSTSEQEVEEQKSAPENEIQEDLNGSEEGDFDLQKTPNKEENKEIIQQKTIHKRKIIPHGKITKHSFKEFAGKRILVAEDNLINQKVITGLLAGSDIEIIIANDGQEALDILENDSDFSMILMDAHMPRMNGFDATRAIRANPNYDHIVVVALSGDIALDDIRKMQEAGMQEQLQKPLRMESLYEIFYAYCTKEKHQYGDYVEVIMTKELNGDKGLEVCGGDEDFYREILKEFIDTYDNSTQELGELLQSENLKAADKLLLDIIGLTANIGAENLHKIANYIKSALSDTEEKSYLTLVDQYKISLDNLIKDIKEYL; encoded by the coding sequence ATGTTCCTTGAATACCAATACGAGATAATAACTGTAATTGTCCTTGTTACTGGATTAATAATCTATTTCTTAACAAAAAAAAAGAGCTCTCCTACTAAAGCATCTCAAAAAGATTTAGAAGAAATAATAATTGATCCCACTGATGAGCCTATCAAAAATGAAGTAACAAACAGTTCAACTTCAGAGCAAGAAGTAGAAGAGCAAAAGAGTGCTCCAGAAAATGAAATTCAAGAAGATTTAAATGGAAGTGAAGAGGGAGATTTTGATCTACAAAAGACTCCAAATAAAGAAGAAAATAAAGAGATAATTCAACAAAAAACTATTCATAAACGTAAAATAATTCCACATGGCAAAATCACAAAACACAGTTTTAAAGAGTTTGCAGGTAAGAGAATACTCGTTGCAGAAGATAATCTCATTAACCAAAAAGTTATTACTGGTCTTCTTGCAGGTAGTGATATAGAAATTATAATTGCCAATGATGGTCAAGAGGCTCTAGACATATTAGAAAATGATTCTGATTTTTCAATGATCTTAATGGATGCGCATATGCCAAGAATGAATGGTTTTGATGCAACAAGAGCAATCCGAGCAAATCCAAACTATGATCACATAGTCGTTGTAGCCCTAAGTGGCGATATAGCTTTAGATGACATTAGAAAAATGCAAGAAGCTGGTATGCAGGAGCAACTACAAAAACCTTTAAGAATGGAATCACTCTATGAGATATTTTATGCTTACTGCACTAAAGAGAAGCACCAATACGGTGACTATGTAGAGGTCATTATGACTAAAGAGCTCAACGGTGACAAAGGTTTAGAGGTGTGTGGTGGAGATGAAGATTTTTATAGAGAAATTTTAAAAGAGTTTATAGACACATATGATAACTCAACGCAAGAGTTAGGAGAACTTCTCCAAAGTGAGAATCTAAAAGCCGCTGATAAACTACTCTTAGATATTATTGGTCTGACTGCAAACATAGGTGCGGAAAATCTACATAAAATTGCAAACTATATTAAAAGCGCTCTTAGCGATACTGAGGAGAAGAGTTATCTAACTCTTGTAGACCAATATAAAATAAGCTTAGACAACCTTATAAAAGATATTAAAGAGTACCTTTAA
- a CDS encoding globin produces the protein MNLEISHAQFGVRPGVTKPIPEFLIEMTEQGMRDMVSKHYDALKVSDIKHLFPLDEKEFEEAKQHSADFMIQICGGPAYFNQNRGAPQMVGRHAPFRIDAKARETWLELYREIILDLKEQGVTEKSLESFWGYINIFSIWMVNTQ, from the coding sequence ATGAACTTAGAAATATCGCATGCACAATTTGGAGTAAGACCAGGGGTAACTAAACCAATCCCAGAGTTTTTAATAGAGATGACAGAACAAGGTATGAGAGATATGGTCTCAAAACACTATGACGCTTTAAAAGTAAGTGACATAAAACATCTCTTTCCATTAGATGAGAAAGAGTTTGAAGAAGCAAAACAGCACTCAGCTGACTTTATGATACAGATATGTGGAGGACCTGCATACTTTAACCAAAACAGAGGTGCACCACAGATGGTAGGTCGTCATGCTCCATTTCGTATAGATGCAAAAGCTAGAGAGACTTGGTTAGAACTATATAGAGAAATCATTTTAGATCTAAAAGAGCAGGGTGTTACAGAGAAATCACTTGAGTCATTTTGGGGATATATAAACATCTTTTCTATTTGGATGGTAAATACTCAATAA
- a CDS encoding glutamate-5-semialdehyde dehydrogenase, whose amino-acid sequence MEEFLSKAKTASRVFNTLSGSAKNRILKEMAEALRANTMDLLEANALDMADGKKNSLTSALMDRLFLDESRVEGMAVAVEEIAGLKEPVGRVLEGWITEDGLKIEKTSIPIGVIGIIYESRPNVTSDTAALCFKSSNVCVLKGGKEAENSNKAIAKVLQAVLERNSLPKELVSLIPDSSREGVNKLIKMDKYVDLIIPRGGAGLIKHVCDNATVSVVKHDKGQCHTYIDRDAKLDNAIAIAINAKVQRPGVCNAMETLLVDSAIAKKALPLLKAEFDKAHTELKGCLNTQSIIEVANATDEDYDTEYLANILNIKVVDGVEGAIEHIVRFTSGHSEAIITEDITTAETFLNAIDAAAVYVNASTRFTDGGAFGFGAEVGISTNKLHARGPMGIEGLTTYKFKIYGSGQTR is encoded by the coding sequence ATGGAAGAATTTTTAAGTAAAGCAAAAACTGCAAGTAGGGTTTTTAATACCCTAAGCGGTAGTGCTAAAAATAGAATATTAAAAGAGATGGCAGAGGCTCTTCGAGCAAACACTATGGATCTTTTAGAAGCAAATGCTTTAGATATGGCTGATGGTAAAAAAAATAGCTTAACATCTGCACTTATGGATAGACTTTTTCTAGATGAGAGTAGAGTAGAAGGAATGGCTGTAGCAGTAGAAGAGATTGCTGGCCTTAAAGAACCTGTTGGAAGAGTACTCGAGGGCTGGATAACAGAAGATGGACTTAAAATTGAAAAGACAAGTATCCCTATTGGTGTTATAGGAATCATCTATGAGTCTCGCCCAAACGTTACAAGCGATACAGCGGCATTATGTTTTAAAAGCTCAAACGTATGTGTACTAAAAGGTGGAAAAGAGGCAGAAAACTCTAACAAAGCTATTGCTAAAGTCTTACAGGCCGTACTAGAGAGAAACTCTTTGCCAAAAGAGTTAGTTTCACTTATTCCCGACTCATCAAGAGAGGGAGTAAACAAACTTATTAAAATGGATAAATATGTAGATCTGATTATTCCTCGTGGTGGGGCGGGGCTTATAAAACATGTATGTGACAATGCAACCGTAAGCGTGGTAAAACATGACAAGGGGCAGTGTCATACATATATTGACAGAGATGCAAAGCTAGATAATGCCATTGCCATAGCGATAAACGCTAAAGTACAGCGCCCTGGCGTTTGTAACGCAATGGAGACACTACTTGTAGATAGTGCTATAGCAAAAAAAGCACTCCCACTCCTAAAGGCTGAGTTTGATAAAGCTCATACAGAGCTAAAAGGGTGTCTAAACACTCAAAGTATCATCGAAGTAGCAAACGCTACTGATGAAGATTATGACACTGAGTATCTAGCTAACATACTAAATATTAAAGTAGTTGATGGAGTCGAGGGCGCGATAGAACATATAGTAAGATTTACATCAGGACACTCTGAGGCTATAATAACTGAAGATATAACTACGGCTGAGACTTTTTTAAACGCCATAGATGCAGCAGCTGTATACGTTAACGCGAGTACACGTTTTACGGATGGTGGTGCTTTTGGTTTTGGTGCAGAAGTTGGTATTAGTACAAACAAGCTTCATGCTCGTGGACCGATGGGAATAGAAGGTTTAACTACTTACAAGTTTAAGATTTATGGAAGTGGACAGACGAGATAA
- a CDS encoding efflux RND transporter permease subunit, with amino-acid sequence MIRKFIEFSIEKPLLNHILLIFIFMLSAFAYLNIPKEIFPPMNMDKINISGGYAGTSADILDKMVVQTIEDDLQNIDELEEILTTIKNGSFSINADIKTGSDNVSVLNEVKDVVAAVKKDLPSDMSEPIAKIKAHAFPLVLIAIAGDFSTSELLEYADELKSELTKFKDLSEIAIRGDADEELEIKLNSEKIKAYGLKPTLVVSAISNISSIFPVGTIKQKAQHLYISTYNGEKKVKDIEDTIIGIGNVKLRIGDIADVSFKLADAIELSHYNGARNISINVTKSKDGNSIALVKDIRELLKKQTLKNPKITYSIYTDTSVWIKNRLNVVFSNIAFGLMLVFIAMLIFINRGIAFVVALGIPVSFMIGLIATEILGNSLNMLSLLGALIALGMLVDEAIVVAENIYRHLEEGMERKEAVIVGATEMFPAVLTATLTTVFAFLPMLLMTGEMGMFIKIIPIMITVLLLSSLFEAFYFLPLHAHQFLRVSNEGSFTKRFWEKMYSSYSRLLHFFFRRKFISLFIIVLSILSLTYVMMKNSKFQLFPDFDNTQVYVYGKVDINNELTDTEVIVTKLEKILLKNLDKENVASVTSVVGFKMDAKNRPEIGENMFHIFVDLHERAPVNIFDKYISPYLSLEYNAEVKKRVRDAQEIAEVIKELLKDEIKLQNDTDGIYEELVVKVPGAGVVANDIEISLSSDDSGNILQGLKKLQDELSKIEGVFNIADDADIGEKELKLRVNRYGQELGFNEEVVSSALRAYYLKGEYGKLFNSNGLVRIKLQSDMTKEIDSINQIELQIPQQEQFVSLKDICEFVYIQSFVTLKKEDGTRIRSVFASLDKTKMTSSEVIQKLEATLEELKNSGYKVDIKGEEKENNKNKKEMMQSAIMAIFLIFITLVWLFDSIKKSLIVISTIPLVLLGVYVGHWIMNLNLTMPGLIGVVGLAGVVVNDGLIMVDFIKKSKDTEELMSRAKTRLRPILLTSLTTVLGLLTLIFFASGQAVILQPMAVSLGFGIAWATVLNLIYVPLLFAVAYKIKPPVITLKQNKENE; translated from the coding sequence ATGATTCGCAAATTTATAGAGTTTTCCATAGAAAAACCACTTTTAAATCATATACTCCTTATCTTTATATTTATGCTCTCAGCCTTTGCATATCTAAATATTCCAAAAGAGATTTTCCCTCCTATGAATATGGACAAGATAAACATATCTGGCGGATATGCCGGTACGTCTGCTGACATACTCGACAAAATGGTTGTTCAAACCATAGAAGACGATTTACAGAACATAGATGAACTTGAAGAGATACTTACAACTATAAAAAATGGTTCATTTAGTATAAACGCGGATATAAAAACTGGCTCAGATAATGTTAGCGTTTTAAATGAAGTAAAGGATGTTGTAGCTGCTGTAAAAAAAGACTTACCATCAGATATGAGCGAGCCAATTGCAAAGATTAAAGCACATGCTTTTCCTCTTGTACTTATTGCAATAGCGGGAGATTTTTCTACCTCTGAACTTTTAGAGTATGCAGATGAGTTAAAGAGCGAACTAACTAAGTTTAAAGACTTAAGCGAGATAGCTATTCGTGGTGATGCTGATGAAGAGTTAGAAATAAAACTCAATAGTGAGAAGATAAAAGCATATGGATTAAAACCCACATTAGTCGTTTCAGCTATATCAAACATAAGCTCCATATTCCCCGTAGGGACTATAAAACAAAAAGCACAGCATCTTTACATCTCTACCTATAACGGAGAGAAAAAAGTTAAAGATATTGAAGATACTATTATCGGTATTGGTAATGTAAAACTTCGTATAGGGGATATTGCCGATGTTTCATTTAAGTTAGCTGATGCCATCGAGCTTTCTCACTACAATGGCGCTAGAAATATTTCTATAAACGTTACCAAGAGTAAAGATGGAAACTCCATAGCACTTGTAAAAGATATACGAGAACTTCTTAAAAAGCAAACATTAAAAAATCCTAAAATCACTTATAGTATCTACACAGATACCTCAGTGTGGATTAAAAATCGTCTAAATGTAGTTTTTTCAAATATTGCATTTGGACTTATGCTTGTGTTTATAGCAATGCTGATTTTTATTAACCGAGGTATCGCGTTTGTAGTGGCGTTAGGAATACCGGTAAGTTTTATGATTGGACTAATTGCAACTGAAATACTTGGAAATAGTCTAAATATGCTCTCACTACTAGGAGCTCTTATAGCGTTAGGTATGCTTGTGGATGAGGCAATTGTTGTAGCTGAAAACATCTATAGACATTTAGAAGAGGGAATGGAGAGAAAGGAGGCTGTTATAGTTGGAGCTACTGAGATGTTTCCAGCAGTATTAACAGCCACTCTTACTACAGTTTTCGCATTTTTACCGATGCTTCTTATGACAGGGGAAATGGGGATGTTTATAAAGATTATTCCCATTATGATTACAGTGCTCCTACTCTCTTCGCTATTTGAGGCATTTTACTTTCTTCCTCTGCATGCACATCAGTTTTTAAGAGTCTCCAACGAGGGAAGTTTTACTAAAAGGTTTTGGGAGAAGATGTATAGTAGTTATAGCAGACTATTGCACTTTTTCTTTAGAAGAAAGTTTATTTCGCTTTTTATTATTGTGCTGAGTATACTCTCACTGACATACGTAATGATGAAAAACTCTAAGTTTCAGCTCTTTCCAGATTTTGATAACACGCAGGTATATGTGTATGGAAAAGTAGATATAAATAATGAACTTACAGATACGGAAGTGATTGTTACAAAACTTGAGAAAATATTACTAAAGAATCTTGATAAGGAAAATGTCGCATCGGTGACTTCTGTAGTCGGCTTTAAAATGGATGCTAAAAATAGACCAGAAATTGGTGAGAATATGTTTCATATTTTTGTTGACTTGCATGAGAGAGCTCCAGTAAATATTTTTGATAAGTATATAAGCCCTTATCTCTCTTTAGAATATAACGCTGAGGTAAAGAAGAGAGTCCGTGATGCTCAAGAGATAGCAGAAGTTATAAAAGAGCTTCTAAAAGATGAGATAAAGTTACAAAATGATACTGATGGCATTTATGAGGAGCTTGTTGTAAAAGTTCCTGGCGCTGGCGTTGTGGCAAATGATATTGAGATAAGTCTTAGTAGCGATGATAGTGGAAATATCTTACAAGGACTCAAAAAGCTTCAAGATGAACTCTCTAAAATAGAGGGTGTATTTAACATAGCAGATGATGCAGATATTGGAGAGAAGGAACTAAAACTTCGAGTAAATAGATATGGACAGGAGTTGGGATTTAATGAAGAGGTAGTTTCAAGCGCACTAAGAGCTTACTATCTAAAAGGCGAGTATGGAAAACTTTTTAACTCAAATGGACTCGTAAGAATCAAACTCCAAAGCGACATGACAAAAGAGATAGACTCAATAAATCAGATAGAGCTACAGATCCCTCAACAAGAGCAATTCGTTTCACTAAAGGATATATGCGAGTTTGTATATATACAGAGTTTTGTGACACTAAAAAAAGAGGATGGCACGCGAATAAGAAGTGTTTTTGCATCATTAGATAAAACTAAAATGACATCTTCCGAGGTTATCCAAAAATTAGAAGCAACTCTTGAAGAGTTAAAAAACAGTGGCTATAAAGTAGATATCAAAGGTGAAGAAAAAGAGAATAATAAAAATAAAAAAGAGATGATGCAGTCTGCTATCATGGCAATATTTTTGATATTCATAACGCTTGTATGGTTATTTGACTCTATAAAGAAATCTCTAATAGTCATTAGTACGATTCCTCTTGTATTACTTGGCGTTTATGTTGGTCACTGGATTATGAACCTTAACTTAACTATGCCTGGTTTGATCGGTGTGGTGGGACTTGCTGGCGTTGTAGTGAATGATGGACTAATTATGGTTGATTTTATTAAAAAATCAAAAGACACTGAAGAGTTGATGAGTAGAGCTAAAACAAGACTTAGACCTATATTGCTTACATCACTCACTACGGTTTTAGGGCTACTTACATTGATATTTTTTGCTTCAGGACAAGCTGTCATACTTCAGCCAATGGCAGTATCTTTAGGCTTTGGTATAGCATGGGCAACAGTTTTAAACCTGATATATGTACCACTTCTGTTTGCAGTGGCTTATAAAATAAAACCACCAGTTATAACTTTAAAACAAAACAAGGAAAATGAATGA